One Psychrobacillus glaciei genomic region harbors:
- a CDS encoding cupin domain-containing protein has translation MFKYMDYTSPSTQYTFDVNKKPLFVKDNQNYINVLGIDQMNTLDNVSLLDIFLSKNNVVEPHYHQNAAELVYCISGASVVSLLNPFTNQLLSYYITPGQVANIPQGWWHYEVATVDNTHLLAIFNAPTPQVILGSNILKFTPSNIMEYTYSMNENQWKQTTSSVKPNTYIGPS, from the coding sequence ATGTTTAAATACATGGATTATACATCTCCATCAACTCAATACACATTTGACGTTAATAAAAAACCATTGTTCGTAAAAGATAACCAAAATTATATTAACGTACTAGGTATTGATCAAATGAATACACTTGATAATGTGTCGTTGTTAGATATTTTTCTTAGTAAGAATAATGTTGTGGAACCGCACTACCATCAAAATGCAGCTGAACTGGTATATTGTATATCTGGCGCATCTGTTGTATCACTGTTAAATCCATTTACAAACCAACTTCTTAGTTACTATATTACACCAGGTCAGGTGGCAAACATCCCACAAGGTTGGTGGCATTATGAAGTAGCTACAGTTGATAACACTCATCTTTTGGCAATTTTTAATGCACCTACTCCACAAGTAATTTTGGGTTCTAATATATTAAAATTTACACCTTCAAATATTATGGAATATACCTATAGTATGAATGAAAATCAGTGGAAACAGACAACTTCGTCTGTTAAACCCAACACTTATATAGGACCTTCCTAA
- a CDS encoding conserved virulence factor C family protein yields the protein MKIVTIEPTPSPNTMKVVIDKELPFGKSHNYKKDNLDGAPKEIQEIFKIEGIKGIYHVADFFAVERNAKFSWEPILASVENVFGAENEENSLEKPLEHYGELYVHVQQYKGIPLQVKVFDSESESRYGLSERFIKALDLAMEGDKENYLLLRKWVDFGVRYGDQKEIGEQLVKELEATFPQSKLQQLLEDKDSPSEEKSAVRVPFTLEQFEVGEWEQRFQLLNNLINPEMEDLPILAKAVQDEQVSIRRLATVYLGLIEDESVIPYLETALKDKSAAVRRTAGDAMSDLGFVQFAEAMKITLFDKNKLVRWRAAMYFYEVGTVETLPTLKEAMDDKEYEVKLQIRMAIARIEQGEEAKGSVWKQMNEARK from the coding sequence ATGAAAATAGTTACAATCGAGCCTACGCCGAGTCCGAATACGATGAAAGTTGTGATAGATAAAGAGCTTCCTTTTGGTAAAAGTCATAATTATAAAAAAGATAACTTGGATGGTGCACCAAAGGAAATTCAAGAAATATTTAAAATTGAAGGTATTAAAGGTATTTATCATGTTGCAGATTTTTTTGCAGTGGAGAGAAATGCAAAGTTTTCATGGGAGCCTATTTTAGCCTCAGTTGAAAATGTCTTTGGAGCGGAAAATGAAGAAAATTCACTAGAAAAACCACTGGAGCATTATGGAGAATTATACGTCCATGTCCAACAATATAAAGGAATTCCACTTCAAGTGAAAGTATTTGATAGTGAATCAGAGTCCAGATATGGATTATCCGAGCGTTTTATAAAAGCTTTAGACTTAGCGATGGAAGGCGACAAAGAAAACTATCTATTGCTTCGTAAATGGGTAGATTTTGGTGTTCGTTACGGTGATCAAAAAGAAATTGGAGAACAATTAGTAAAAGAGCTAGAAGCAACATTTCCACAAAGTAAACTGCAACAACTATTAGAGGATAAAGACAGTCCATCAGAAGAGAAGTCAGCTGTTCGAGTTCCATTTACCCTAGAACAATTTGAAGTCGGTGAATGGGAACAAAGATTTCAACTTTTAAATAATTTAATTAATCCAGAAATGGAAGATTTACCGATATTAGCAAAAGCAGTTCAAGATGAACAAGTATCCATTCGTCGATTAGCGACTGTTTACTTAGGGCTAATAGAAGATGAATCAGTTATCCCTTATTTAGAAACTGCTTTAAAGGATAAAAGTGCTGCGGTTCGTAGGACAGCGGGAGACGCAATGAGTGATCTAGGATTTGTCCAATTTGCTGAAGCAATGAAAATCACCCTATTTGATAAAAACAAACTTGTCCGTTGGAGAGCGGCAATGTATTTCTATGAAGTAGGCACAGTAGAGACTCTGCCAACATTGAAAGAAGCCATGGATGATAAAGAATATGAAGTAAAATTACAAATACGGATGGCCATTGCTAGAATTGAACAAGGCGAAGAAGCAAAGGGATCAGTTTGGAAACAAATGAACGAGGCGCGAAAATAA
- a CDS encoding collagen-like triple helix repeat-containing protein codes for MGKIGTVADTLGRTDSQWMLRKAIEKDVVLDGSFAWLVNLKSANYRQLICASSSFVNLLLNSVNLIGVHHNGRMLRSKIGATNTDEVYVGMSNLSITVTNDDSGWSDALEPTSNDAKRYINGWKYTNGTTWTSVTGNGQTATAQVALDTKPTDYTPYKVSYILATPQVINVHNKVEGALKLNGLTQVEVLSGVVRREKVVPKLDANYYTVPNSTSSYWGTAKLKYKVNRYIRIYKNGFLDESWTITSDGTMAMRTIPSTFDPKAEYTVTYIALDKHLLTTNPTNVKLTYGANFASVVSDLVTYVEDLMRDVNINKFIQDYIEAKVDNNRIDLDAHTKNADIHVTKADKAKWDAGGRGEKGEKGDPGIQSTKGADGVTGAKGEQGIQGPTGLQGPKGEATEKVQ; via the coding sequence ATGGGGAAAATCGGAACAGTAGCGGATACGTTAGGTAGGACTGATAGCCAATGGATGTTGCGTAAAGCAATTGAGAAAGATGTTGTGTTGGATGGTAGTTTTGCGTGGCTTGTAAATTTGAAATCTGCTAATTACAGACAGCTCATATGTGCGAGTAGTTCTTTCGTAAACCTACTTCTTAACTCTGTTAACTTGATTGGTGTGCACCATAACGGTAGAATGCTCCGTTCAAAAATTGGAGCTACGAATACCGATGAAGTGTATGTAGGAATGTCCAATTTATCTATAACTGTGACAAACGACGACAGTGGATGGTCAGACGCATTAGAACCTACTTCAAACGATGCTAAACGCTACATCAATGGTTGGAAGTACACAAACGGAACAACGTGGACATCAGTAACTGGTAATGGTCAAACGGCTACTGCACAAGTTGCGTTAGATACTAAGCCGACGGATTACACACCTTATAAAGTATCGTATATACTAGCTACTCCACAAGTCATTAACGTGCATAATAAAGTCGAAGGCGCGCTAAAATTAAATGGACTAACGCAAGTGGAAGTGTTGAGTGGTGTTGTGCGTAGAGAGAAAGTAGTACCAAAGTTAGATGCTAATTATTACACTGTACCGAATAGCACAAGCTCATACTGGGGTACAGCTAAGCTAAAATATAAAGTCAATAGATATATAAGAATTTATAAAAATGGATTTCTAGATGAATCGTGGACCATTACATCCGATGGTACGATGGCAATGAGAACGATTCCATCTACCTTCGATCCTAAAGCAGAATACACAGTAACATATATCGCATTAGACAAGCACTTACTAACCACTAATCCGACAAATGTGAAATTGACTTATGGAGCGAACTTTGCTTCTGTAGTCTCTGACTTGGTTACGTATGTGGAAGACCTTATGAGGGACGTAAACATCAACAAATTCATACAGGATTATATTGAGGCAAAAGTTGACAATAATCGTATAGATTTAGATGCTCATACGAAAAATGCGGATATTCATGTTACAAAAGCGGATAAAGCTAAATGGGATGCAGGTGGTCGAGGAGAAAAAGGCGAAAAGGGTGATCCAGGAATACAAAGTACAAAGGGTGCAGATGGAGTGACTGGTGCTAAAGGTGAACAAGGAATTCAAGGTCCAACTGGTCTTCAGGGACCTAAAGGGGAGGCCACTGAAAAAGTCCAGTAA
- a CDS encoding YjcZ family sporulation protein, producing the protein MGYAGNVCGPGYAGPGYGSGFALLVVLFILLIIVGATFLN; encoded by the coding sequence ATGGGTTATGCTGGTAATGTTTGTGGACCAGGATATGCAGGACCTGGTTACGGTTCAGGATTTGCTTTACTAGTCGTTCTGTTTATTCTTTTAATTATTGTTGGGGCAACTTTCTTAAACTAA
- a CDS encoding GNAT family N-acetyltransferase encodes MSKISNIYIRPLILSDAVELLSLEKRNRAFFENYSITHPEDYWTLETHKDLIGKWEQNTKKEIEYRFGIFKINSDILIGTIGLFQVFRGPRESALLGYSLDQEHNGKGYTTEATNLVVNYAFEILNLHRIEAGVMPDNIGSIRVLEKAGFHKEGIAKKNVKINGSWEDHQMLAIINPND; translated from the coding sequence ATGTCCAAAATATCAAATATATATATACGACCGCTTATCCTCTCAGATGCTGTCGAATTACTAAGTTTAGAAAAGAGAAATCGGGCTTTTTTTGAAAACTATTCCATAACTCATCCAGAAGATTACTGGACTTTAGAAACTCACAAAGATTTAATCGGAAAATGGGAACAAAATACCAAAAAAGAGATAGAATATCGATTCGGAATTTTTAAAATTAACAGTGATATTCTTATAGGTACTATCGGCTTATTTCAAGTTTTCCGTGGACCACGTGAAAGTGCGCTTTTGGGCTATTCCTTAGACCAAGAACATAATGGCAAAGGTTATACTACCGAAGCTACCAATTTGGTTGTTAATTATGCTTTCGAAATTCTAAACTTACATCGAATTGAAGCAGGAGTGATGCCAGATAACATAGGTTCCATTCGAGTATTAGAAAAAGCTGGTTTCCATAAAGAAGGAATAGCTAAGAAAAACGTTAAAATAAATGGGTCTTGGGAAGATCATCAGATGTTAGCTATAATAAATCCGAATGACTAG
- a CDS encoding cupin domain-containing protein, with the protein MKYLPINLHEKLSKFQDQWSPKVIAEMNDYQFKLVKVEGDFVWHKHEDTDEVFIVIEGNLIIEFRDGDVKLNVGEMFVVPRNVEHKPYAKSECKIMLVEPKGVVNTGKERTEQTAENDVWI; encoded by the coding sequence ATGAAGTATTTACCAATTAATTTACATGAAAAATTATCTAAATTCCAGGATCAATGGTCTCCAAAAGTAATTGCTGAAATGAATGATTACCAATTTAAACTGGTCAAAGTAGAAGGGGATTTTGTTTGGCATAAACATGAAGATACAGATGAAGTCTTTATAGTCATTGAAGGTAATTTAATAATTGAATTTCGTGATGGAGATGTGAAATTAAATGTAGGTGAAATGTTTGTTGTTCCACGAAATGTGGAACATAAACCTTATGCTAAGTCAGAGTGTAAAATTATGCTTGTAGAACCTAAAGGCGTTGTTAATACCGGAAAAGAAAGAACTGAGCAAACAGCAGAAAATGATGTCTGGATCTAA
- a CDS encoding YjcZ family sporulation protein, which produces MVNAGYGYGYGNGCGCGCGTGPGYRPGNGLGSGFALIVVLFILLIIIAATATNRVGNDVDC; this is translated from the coding sequence ATGGTAAATGCAGGTTATGGTTATGGATATGGAAATGGTTGTGGTTGTGGTTGTGGAACTGGACCTGGATACAGACCTGGGAACGGACTTGGATCAGGATTCGCTTTAATTGTTGTTTTATTTATTCTTTTAATTATTATTGCCGCAACCGCCACCAATAGGGTCGGAAATGATGTTGACTGTTGA
- a CDS encoding ABC-F family ATP-binding cassette domain-containing protein: MSHLIISNLTKTVGEKTLFQNISFTINNQNHAGLIGINGTGKSTFLSIIAEQLEADSIDRDHPNKYRIAYLEQQPTFVKEETVLQAVFGGDSPILKINREYEEALLALMEDSNSTVLQNKLMDLQSQMDDLQAWDVNALAKTALTKLGITQFEDSVLHLSGGQQKRVALAKVLIEPADLLLLDEPTNHLDKESTDWLQEMLQRVEGAIIFVTHDRYFLDAVATHIYELADKTLYTHSGNYADYLESRAIREEMNASSQQKLQNLYRNELKWIRRGAKARSTKQKARKDRFEEIGSKIDRDNSNQNLEMELVTTRLGKQVLEGKSISKDFGSKKIVEDFNFLLQAGDRVGIVGPNGVGKSTVLKMLAGELPMDAGEIIVGSTVKLMHFTQQLPEMNEQTRMIEYVRESSNLIETGSGEKFSAAQMLERFLFPLNTHGTQIGKLSGGEKKRLVLLKMLMEQPNVLLLDEPTNDLDIQTLSVLEDFMETFPGVIITISHDRFFLDRIAKKLWVLSGDGSVKEWLGIYSDYLEEKKINPTKIDEVKLEEVQAKTTKEKKKLTYKEQREWETIGADIEKMEILIVELEESLAKAGSDFTLLQEVTVKLDNANKKYEQLIERWSYLEEIVNS; the protein is encoded by the coding sequence ATGAGCCATTTAATTATTTCAAACTTAACGAAAACAGTGGGAGAAAAAACACTTTTTCAAAATATATCCTTTACCATTAATAATCAGAACCATGCAGGATTAATAGGTATAAACGGGACTGGGAAATCTACTTTCCTTTCCATAATTGCGGAGCAGCTTGAAGCGGATTCGATTGACCGAGATCATCCAAACAAATATCGAATTGCTTATCTAGAACAGCAACCGACTTTTGTTAAGGAAGAGACAGTTCTTCAAGCAGTATTTGGAGGAGATTCGCCAATATTAAAGATAAACCGTGAATATGAAGAAGCATTACTTGCATTAATGGAGGATTCAAATTCAACAGTACTACAAAATAAGCTGATGGATTTACAATCACAAATGGACGATTTACAAGCGTGGGACGTAAATGCTCTTGCGAAAACAGCATTAACAAAATTAGGGATTACTCAATTTGAAGATTCCGTTTTGCATTTATCAGGTGGACAACAAAAAAGAGTGGCACTCGCAAAAGTGTTAATTGAACCAGCTGACTTACTACTATTAGATGAACCTACCAACCATCTGGACAAAGAGTCTACAGATTGGTTACAGGAAATGCTACAACGAGTGGAAGGAGCCATTATATTTGTTACACATGATCGTTACTTCTTAGACGCTGTAGCAACTCATATTTATGAGTTAGCAGATAAAACGTTATATACGCACTCTGGTAACTACGCAGATTATTTAGAGTCTAGGGCAATTCGTGAGGAAATGAATGCATCTTCTCAACAGAAATTACAGAATTTGTATCGAAACGAGTTGAAATGGATTCGTAGAGGAGCAAAAGCTAGATCGACGAAACAGAAAGCTCGCAAAGATCGCTTTGAAGAAATTGGTTCAAAAATAGATCGTGATAACTCTAATCAAAATTTAGAGATGGAACTTGTTACGACTCGATTGGGTAAGCAAGTGTTGGAAGGAAAATCTATTTCAAAAGATTTTGGATCCAAAAAAATAGTAGAAGATTTCAATTTCCTTTTACAAGCTGGAGATCGAGTTGGAATTGTAGGTCCTAATGGTGTAGGGAAAAGTACTGTTCTAAAAATGTTAGCAGGAGAACTCCCAATGGATGCAGGAGAAATAATTGTGGGTTCAACTGTAAAACTCATGCATTTTACTCAACAACTACCGGAAATGAATGAACAGACGAGAATGATTGAATATGTACGCGAATCATCTAACTTAATTGAAACCGGTTCTGGAGAGAAATTTTCAGCTGCACAAATGCTAGAGCGATTTTTGTTCCCGTTAAACACACATGGAACACAAATAGGTAAGCTTTCAGGTGGGGAGAAAAAACGTCTAGTATTATTAAAAATGCTTATGGAGCAACCGAATGTTCTCTTACTCGATGAACCAACAAATGATTTAGATATTCAAACATTATCTGTTTTAGAAGATTTCATGGAAACTTTTCCTGGTGTCATTATTACTATTTCCCATGATCGATTTTTCTTAGATCGTATTGCGAAAAAGCTTTGGGTATTGAGTGGCGATGGCTCAGTGAAAGAATGGTTGGGTATTTACTCGGATTATTTAGAAGAGAAAAAGATAAATCCTACAAAAATCGATGAAGTAAAATTAGAAGAAGTGCAAGCTAAAACGACTAAAGAGAAGAAAAAACTTACTTATAAAGAGCAACGCGAATGGGAAACAATTGGAGCAGATATTGAGAAAATGGAAATACTAATTGTTGAATTAGAAGAAAGTTTGGCAAAGGCTGGTTCTGATTTTACACTTCTTCAAGAGGTAACTGTAAAATTGGATAATGCAAACAAAAAATATGAGCAACTAATCGAGCGCTGGTCATACCTAGAGGAAATTGTTAATAGTTGA
- a CDS encoding YjcZ family sporulation protein, whose protein sequence is MSDAGYGQGTGSGFVLIVVLFILLIIVGATFMSGTGY, encoded by the coding sequence ATGAGTGATGCTGGATACGGACAAGGAACTGGATCAGGATTCGTGTTAATTGTTGTTCTGTTTATTCTTTTGATTATTGTTGGTGCTACTTTTATGAGCGGTACAGGTTACTGA
- the istB gene encoding IS21-like element helper ATPase IstB, translating to MNHTVKEIHSQFKQLRLVETAEELPQLLREAEKSSWTYLEFLEAITHFELKKREAKSVERRLKWARFPYKKTLLEFSIEAQNSLSERQLTQLQEINWLEQQYNLILLGPPGVGKTHLAVGLGIEAINKGFQVYFVTMGELIQLLKTEEFAHKSQVQMKRLRASDLVIIDDLMYMAMDQREANLFFQMINHLYEQSSIILTSNKSPDQWGELMGDEGITTAILDRLLHRVEIVHMNGDSYRMKNRQNLF from the coding sequence ATGAATCATACGGTAAAAGAAATTCATAGCCAATTCAAACAATTACGGTTAGTCGAAACAGCAGAGGAGCTCCCACAGCTCCTTCGCGAAGCTGAAAAATCCTCATGGACCTATTTAGAATTCCTGGAGGCCATTACCCACTTTGAATTAAAGAAAAGAGAAGCTAAAAGTGTAGAAAGACGATTAAAATGGGCACGATTTCCTTATAAGAAAACTCTGTTGGAATTTAGTATTGAAGCACAAAATTCTTTAAGTGAACGCCAACTTACTCAACTACAAGAAATAAATTGGCTTGAACAACAGTATAATTTAATCTTATTAGGTCCACCAGGGGTGGGAAAAACCCACTTAGCCGTTGGCTTAGGTATCGAGGCGATTAATAAAGGGTTTCAAGTTTACTTTGTGACAATGGGAGAATTAATTCAATTACTTAAAACCGAGGAATTTGCGCATAAATCACAGGTGCAGATGAAACGACTAAGAGCTTCTGATTTAGTTATTATTGATGATTTAATGTATATGGCGATGGATCAACGTGAGGCAAATTTATTCTTCCAAATGATCAATCATCTTTATGAACAAAGTTCAATTATCTTAACCTCTAATAAGAGTCCAGATCAATGGGGAGAATTAATGGGGGATGAAGGAATTACTACTGCTATTTTAGATCGCCTTTTACATCGTGTGGAGATAGTACACATGAATGGAGACAGTTATAGGATGAAAAACCGGCAGAATTTGTTTTAG
- a CDS encoding XtrA/YqaO family protein: MGLPPSCVIVICDRKVKLRELPPHREYKMVTHQGKVKRMGREEGEEF, encoded by the coding sequence ATGGGACTACCTCCTAGTTGTGTGATTGTTATCTGTGATAGGAAAGTTAAACTTCGAGAACTTCCACCGCATAGGGAATATAAGATGGTAACGCATCAAGGGAAAGTTAAGCGGATGGGAAGGGAAGAAGGGGAAGAGTTTTGA
- a CDS encoding alpha/beta hydrolase, whose protein sequence is MKLVAPKSFTFEGGNRAVLLLHGFTGSTKDVKRLGEYLQKRGYTCHAPMYKGHGGTPEELLQTTPTDWWQDVIKGYHYLQDLGYEEIAVAGISLGGVFSLKIAEEFPVKAVVSMCAPVKRNSTEGLFDRLYNYAKIYKSFEGKSKEVIIEELEVLKSLPRNSFNSVQSITENTCHDLHTITSPTLVLQGALDDAIYQESASYILDHVETNEKEIIWYKESGHIITTGKEKEKVCEDVFTFLNEIEWSDTTLQIE, encoded by the coding sequence ATGAAATTAGTGGCACCTAAATCTTTTACGTTCGAAGGCGGAAATCGAGCTGTATTATTACTGCATGGTTTTACAGGAAGTACGAAAGATGTTAAAAGATTAGGAGAATATTTGCAAAAAAGAGGCTATACATGTCATGCACCAATGTATAAAGGGCATGGGGGAACCCCTGAAGAATTATTACAAACGACTCCAACTGACTGGTGGCAGGATGTGATTAAAGGATATCATTATTTACAAGACCTTGGTTATGAAGAAATTGCGGTAGCTGGGATATCATTAGGTGGTGTGTTTTCCTTAAAAATAGCAGAAGAATTTCCAGTAAAAGCAGTTGTATCCATGTGTGCTCCAGTTAAAAGGAATAGCACGGAAGGTTTATTCGATCGATTATATAACTACGCAAAAATTTATAAATCTTTTGAGGGAAAATCAAAAGAAGTAATTATAGAAGAACTTGAAGTACTTAAATCCTTGCCGAGAAATTCTTTTAATAGTGTTCAATCAATAACTGAAAATACATGTCACGATTTACATACTATTACATCACCAACCCTTGTGCTTCAGGGAGCATTAGACGATGCAATTTATCAAGAAAGTGCATCGTATATTCTTGACCATGTGGAAACAAATGAAAAAGAAATCATTTGGTATAAAGAGTCTGGTCATATTATTACGACGGGAAAAGAAAAAGAAAAAGTATGTGAAGATGTATTTACATTTTTAAATGAAATAGAATGGTCAGATACTACTCTGCAAATTGAATAG
- a CDS encoding LysR family transcriptional regulator, translating into MEWQRLEYFQTVAKVQHMTRAAEMLSISQPALSRSIAGLEEEIGVPLFDRQGRSIVLNRYGEMFLHRVNRIMRELDEGLEEILQLTNPEQGEVSLGFLHTLGTSSVPNIIRAFHRDSPNIRFQLKQNHTHTQLKQLKSGELDLCLLASLDNEAQIEWTELWRDELYVIVPISHPLANRKSISLKEIANESFVSMKKGYALRKTTDEIFEKVGILPNISFEGDEVATLAGFVGAGLGFSILPDGGELNANKMVKLRVKDMTCERVIGMAIVKNRYLSPVAKRFQHFILDYFLQQ; encoded by the coding sequence GTGGAGTGGCAACGTCTAGAATATTTCCAAACGGTAGCAAAGGTTCAACATATGACACGTGCAGCAGAAATGTTGTCTATTTCACAACCTGCTTTAAGTCGTTCTATCGCAGGGTTAGAGGAAGAAATTGGGGTACCACTATTTGATAGACAAGGACGATCGATTGTGTTAAATCGATACGGGGAAATGTTTCTCCATCGAGTGAACCGAATTATGAGGGAACTAGATGAGGGATTGGAAGAAATATTGCAATTAACTAATCCAGAGCAAGGGGAGGTGTCACTTGGCTTTTTGCACACGCTCGGCACTAGCTCTGTTCCAAACATAATTCGGGCATTTCATCGAGATTCTCCAAATATAAGGTTTCAACTGAAACAAAATCATACACATACGCAATTAAAACAATTGAAATCAGGTGAATTGGATCTTTGTTTGCTCGCATCTTTGGACAATGAAGCACAAATTGAATGGACCGAATTATGGCGAGATGAGCTGTATGTGATTGTTCCAATTAGTCATCCACTTGCTAATCGAAAGAGTATTTCATTAAAAGAAATAGCAAATGAGTCTTTTGTATCAATGAAAAAAGGATATGCACTTCGTAAAACAACGGACGAAATTTTTGAGAAAGTAGGAATACTACCCAATATATCCTTTGAAGGAGACGAAGTGGCTACATTAGCAGGCTTTGTTGGAGCAGGATTAGGTTTTTCTATACTACCTGATGGCGGAGAATTAAATGCAAACAAGATGGTAAAATTACGCGTAAAAGATATGACGTGCGAACGTGTAATTGGCATGGCTATTGTAAAAAACCGTTATTTATCACCCGTGGCAAAAAGATTCCAGCATTTTATTCTAGATTATTTTCTTCAACAATAA
- a CDS encoding IS1182 family transposase: MISNQETLNLSPFIGIYDIVVPKDNMLRQINELVDFSFILEELKTKYCLDNGRNAISPIRMFKYLLLKSIYDLSDIDLVERSKYDMSFKYFLDIAPEDEVINPSSLTKFRRLRLQDVGLLDMLIGESVEIALEKGIIKSKNIIVDATHTRARYNQKSPKEFLQEKSKNVRKAVYQIDQSMKEKFPTKTTSNEVKDELNYCNQVISFVETQPHIATIPAVKEKLNVLKEVVEDYTEQLSYSVDPDARVGLKSEDYSFFGFKTHIAMSDERIITAAVVTTGEQGDGKYFKELVEKSRQTGMEVNTVIGDTAYSEKENIAYSKLENVSLVSKLHPVVSNGTRAEEDKFEFNKDAGMYVCKAGHLAKNKKYDARDGKKGNPRIRYLFDVEKCKVCPFREGCYRDGAKSKSYYVTIKSTEHKDQETFQHTEEFKKLAKTRYKIEAKNSKLKQRHGYDVASYSGLIGMQLQGATAIFAANLKRIIKLLNEKE, from the coding sequence ATGATTTCAAACCAAGAAACCCTCAATCTTAGCCCGTTTATTGGGATATACGATATCGTAGTGCCAAAAGACAATATGCTTCGTCAAATTAATGAGTTAGTGGATTTTTCATTCATTCTTGAAGAACTAAAAACAAAATATTGTCTAGATAATGGCCGCAACGCTATCTCACCCATTCGTATGTTCAAATATTTATTACTAAAGTCGATTTATGACCTATCAGATATAGATCTAGTAGAACGTTCTAAATACGATATGTCCTTCAAATACTTTCTGGACATTGCACCAGAGGATGAAGTAATAAACCCAAGTTCATTAACGAAATTCCGTAGACTCCGTCTTCAAGACGTGGGTTTATTAGATATGCTCATAGGGGAATCGGTTGAGATTGCACTTGAAAAAGGAATCATTAAAAGTAAAAACATTATTGTTGATGCCACACATACCAGAGCACGTTATAATCAGAAATCACCAAAAGAGTTTCTCCAAGAGAAATCAAAAAATGTTCGAAAAGCAGTCTATCAAATTGATCAATCGATGAAAGAAAAGTTCCCAACGAAAACTACCTCTAACGAAGTGAAAGATGAATTGAATTATTGTAATCAAGTCATTTCTTTTGTGGAAACCCAACCCCATATTGCTACGATTCCTGCCGTTAAAGAAAAATTAAATGTGCTAAAAGAAGTAGTCGAAGATTATACAGAACAGCTAAGTTATTCAGTAGATCCAGATGCCCGTGTTGGCCTTAAATCAGAGGATTATTCTTTCTTTGGCTTCAAAACACATATCGCGATGAGTGACGAACGGATTATTACAGCTGCAGTGGTGACAACAGGAGAACAAGGCGACGGAAAATATTTCAAGGAGTTAGTGGAAAAGAGTCGACAAACTGGCATGGAAGTGAATACTGTTATTGGTGATACAGCGTACTCGGAGAAAGAAAATATTGCCTATTCAAAGTTGGAAAATGTAAGCCTTGTTTCTAAACTACACCCAGTTGTCTCCAATGGAACTCGAGCAGAAGAAGATAAATTTGAATTTAATAAAGATGCAGGAATGTATGTCTGTAAAGCAGGACATTTAGCAAAAAACAAAAAATATGATGCTAGAGATGGTAAGAAAGGTAATCCTAGAATAAGATACTTATTCGATGTGGAAAAGTGTAAAGTTTGTCCTTTCCGTGAAGGCTGTTATAGAGATGGCGCTAAATCGAAATCCTATTATGTGACAATAAAATCAACTGAACATAAGGATCAAGAGACATTTCAACACACAGAAGAATTTAAAAAATTAGCAAAAACTCGCTATAAAATTGAAGCGAAAAATAGTAAGTTAAAACAAAGGCACGGTTATGATGTGGCATCATACTCGGGTCTAATTGGCATGCAATTACAAGGGGCAACTGCGATTTTTGCCGCCAATCTTAAGAGAATAATTAAGTTATTAAATGAAAAAGAGTAA